The proteins below are encoded in one region of Sulfolobus islandicus Y.N.15.51:
- the kae1 gene encoding KEOPS complex N(6)-L-threonylcarbamoyladenine synthase Kae1: MLVLGIESTAHTFGVGIAKDQPPYILANERDAFVPKEGGMKPGDLLKHHAEASGTILRRALEKANISINDINYIAVALGPGIGPALRVGATLARALSLKYNKKLVPVNHSIGHIEIGYLTTEAKDPLILYLSGGNTIITTFYKGRFRIFGETLDIALGNMMDVFVREVNLAPPYIINGKHAIDICSEKGSKLLKLPYVVKGQDMSFSGLLTAALRLVGKEKLEDICYSIREIAFDMLLEATERALALTSKKELMIVGGVAASVSLRKKLEELGKEWDVQIKIVPPEFAGDNGAMIAYAGMLAASKGVFIDVDKSYIRPRWRVDEVDIPWRN, translated from the coding sequence ATGTTAGTACTGGGTATCGAATCTACCGCCCATACTTTCGGAGTAGGAATAGCAAAAGATCAACCACCCTACATATTGGCAAACGAAAGGGATGCTTTTGTTCCCAAAGAGGGTGGTATGAAGCCTGGAGATCTACTAAAACACCATGCTGAAGCCTCAGGGACAATACTGAGAAGAGCCCTAGAGAAAGCTAATATTAGTATAAATGATATTAATTATATAGCAGTAGCTTTAGGACCTGGTATAGGACCAGCATTAAGAGTTGGTGCTACACTAGCGAGAGCGTTATCGCTAAAGTATAATAAGAAATTAGTTCCAGTGAATCACAGTATAGGACATATTGAAATAGGGTATTTAACAACTGAGGCCAAAGACCCTTTAATCTTATACCTCTCAGGCGGAAATACAATCATAACTACCTTCTATAAAGGGAGGTTTAGAATTTTTGGAGAAACATTAGATATTGCATTAGGAAACATGATGGATGTATTTGTAAGAGAGGTGAACTTGGCACCACCATACATTATTAACGGAAAACACGCAATTGATATTTGCTCAGAAAAAGGAAGCAAATTACTTAAATTACCTTACGTTGTTAAGGGTCAAGATATGTCATTTTCTGGATTACTTACAGCAGCGTTAAGGTTAGTCGGAAAGGAAAAGTTAGAAGATATTTGTTACTCGATAAGGGAAATAGCATTTGATATGTTATTGGAAGCTACAGAAAGGGCACTGGCACTTACCTCAAAAAAGGAGTTAATGATAGTTGGAGGAGTAGCAGCTAGTGTAAGTTTGAGAAAAAAGTTGGAAGAGTTGGGAAAAGAGTGGGACGTACAAATTAAAATAGTACCGCCAGAATTTGCGGGAGATAATGGGGCGATGATAGCTTATGCTGGTATGTTGGCTGCATCAAAAGGTGTATTTATTGATGTTGATAAATCATACATAAGACCTAGATGGAGAGTAGACGAGGTAGATATTCCTTGGAGAAATTAA
- a CDS encoding 30S ribosomal protein S27ae codes for MLELNKRKEEAKVAKEQKVKAIVRTYYVIEGNKVKLKNKKCPRCGSIMAHHLKPNERWSCGKCGYTEFIGTSKKR; via the coding sequence ATGCTGGAACTAAACAAAAGAAAGGAGGAAGCAAAGGTGGCCAAGGAGCAAAAGGTTAAAGCAATAGTAAGAACTTATTACGTAATTGAAGGGAATAAGGTTAAGCTAAAAAATAAGAAATGTCCTAGATGCGGAAGTATAATGGCTCACCACTTAAAACCAAATGAGAGATGGTCTTGTGGAAAATGTGGTTACACTGAGTTTATAGGCACTTCAAAGAAAAGATAA
- a CDS encoding 30S ribosomal protein S24e: protein MESQAKVKISDKAEGIIERDVQNAVIGRREISLKVYHMGSGTPSRKDIIKAIIQAFASQENLVVVRKISTSYGAGISNIKLHIYKSREILEKIEPKYLLDRDAGTKQKKGGSKGGQGAKG, encoded by the coding sequence ATGGAGTCTCAAGCTAAAGTGAAGATCTCAGATAAGGCAGAAGGAATTATAGAAAGGGATGTACAAAATGCTGTAATAGGAAGACGTGAAATCTCATTAAAAGTTTATCACATGGGTAGTGGAACCCCATCGAGAAAAGACATAATAAAGGCAATAATTCAAGCTTTTGCTTCCCAAGAGAACCTAGTAGTAGTTAGAAAAATATCTACAAGCTATGGAGCTGGTATAAGCAACATAAAATTGCATATTTATAAATCCCGTGAGATATTAGAGAAAATCGAGCCAAAATATTTATTAGATAGAGATGCTGGAACTAAACAAAAGAAAGGAGGAAGCAAAGGTGGCCAAGGAGCAAAAGGTTAA
- a CDS encoding sulfide-dependent adenosine diphosphate thiazole synthase, which yields MEVKIKQVDEVKISRYIIKETMEDWYQFVESDVVIVGAGPSGLSAAYYLAKAGLKTLVFERRLSFGGGIGGGAMLFHKLIIEKPADEILREVNVRLKEVEEGVYVVDSAEFMAKLATAAIDAGAKIIHGVTVDDVIFRENPLRVAGVAVEWTATQMASLHVDPIFISAKAVVDATGHDAEVISVAARKIPELGIVIAGEKSAYSERAEELTVINTGKVAEGLYAAGMAVTEVKGLPRMGPIFGAMVLSGKAVAEEITKDLLKSEIRT from the coding sequence ATGGAAGTTAAAATTAAGCAAGTAGATGAAGTTAAGATAAGTAGATACATAATTAAGGAAACAATGGAAGATTGGTACCAATTTGTAGAATCTGATGTGGTAATTGTAGGAGCTGGGCCATCTGGATTGTCAGCAGCCTATTACTTAGCTAAAGCTGGATTAAAGACACTAGTATTTGAGAGGAGGTTAAGTTTTGGTGGAGGAATCGGCGGAGGGGCAATGTTGTTCCACAAATTGATAATAGAAAAACCCGCAGACGAAATCCTAAGAGAAGTTAATGTAAGGTTGAAGGAAGTAGAAGAAGGAGTCTATGTTGTGGATTCAGCTGAATTCATGGCTAAATTAGCAACTGCTGCAATTGACGCAGGAGCTAAAATAATTCATGGAGTAACAGTGGATGATGTGATATTTAGAGAGAATCCTTTACGAGTAGCTGGAGTGGCAGTGGAGTGGACAGCAACACAAATGGCAAGCCTTCATGTAGATCCAATATTTATTTCAGCTAAGGCTGTAGTTGACGCAACTGGTCATGATGCTGAAGTGATTTCTGTCGCAGCGAGAAAAATACCAGAATTAGGAATAGTTATAGCCGGTGAAAAATCAGCATATAGTGAAAGAGCCGAGGAATTAACAGTGATTAACACCGGAAAGGTAGCTGAAGGTCTTTACGCAGCGGGTATGGCGGTTACTGAGGTTAAGGGATTACCTAGAATGGGACCAATATTTGGAGCTATGGTACTTTCTGGTAAAGCGGTTGCGGAGGAGATCACTAAGGATCTGCTAAAAAGTGAAATAAGAACTTAG
- a CDS encoding TRASH domain-containing protein gives MPLQLNTNTVTLKCSWCGTIIKENPIVVKTCCNNKPWVFCSNRCYQQWLADWLRKQEQRAGGKKQRGLL, from the coding sequence ATGCCGTTACAATTAAATACTAATACGGTTACGTTGAAATGCAGTTGGTGCGGCACTATCATAAAAGAAAATCCAATAGTAGTTAAAACATGTTGTAATAATAAACCGTGGGTTTTTTGTAGTAATAGGTGTTATCAACAATGGTTGGCGGATTGGCTAAGGAAGCAAGAACAAAGAGCGGGAGGGAAAAAGCAAAGAGGGTTATTATAG
- a CDS encoding UbiX family flavin prenyltransferase has product MVGGLAKEARTKSGREKAKRVIIGISGASGTIYGIRTVQFLNELGYETHIIISKSAEKVAQKELGINLIEELKKYSSNIYIQSQIEAAPSSSSFSITSESMIIIPCSIKTLAEIANGIGSNLLSRTALNFIRTNKKLVLVIRETPLGAIELENALKLARLGVLIMPASPAFYILPKTIDEMVNFVVGKALDLLGIKHDIYKRWKG; this is encoded by the coding sequence ATGGTTGGCGGATTGGCTAAGGAAGCAAGAACAAAGAGCGGGAGGGAAAAAGCAAAGAGGGTTATTATAGGAATAAGTGGCGCAAGTGGAACAATATATGGTATTAGGACTGTCCAGTTTCTAAATGAACTCGGTTACGAGACGCATATTATAATTTCTAAGAGTGCAGAGAAAGTAGCGCAAAAGGAGCTAGGTATAAATTTAATTGAAGAGTTAAAGAAGTATTCCTCTAATATATATATCCAATCCCAGATCGAAGCTGCACCTTCTAGTTCAAGTTTTTCAATAACGTCAGAAAGTATGATTATTATTCCATGTAGTATTAAAACACTTGCAGAAATTGCAAATGGAATTGGATCGAATCTTCTATCCAGAACTGCATTAAATTTCATCAGAACAAACAAGAAGTTAGTTTTGGTAATTAGAGAAACCCCATTAGGTGCCATAGAACTCGAAAATGCCCTAAAGCTAGCTAGATTAGGTGTTCTCATAATGCCAGCCTCTCCTGCTTTCTACATCTTACCAAAAACCATTGATGAAATGGTTAACTTCGTGGTTGGTAAAGCCTTAGATTTGTTGGGAATAAAGCATGATATATATAAGAGATGGAAAGGATAG
- the endA gene encoding tRNA-intron lyase yields MVKALLVGSKVLIPNVDESRYIYSNGFYGKAVGISKPKDPKDIIRPLELSLIESVYLAKKGLIKVIDKNGEVLEYEKLYEYSSKIINKFDIMYRVYEDLREKGFIVRSGVKYGADFAVYTLGPGLEHAPYVVIAVDIDEEITPHELLSFGRVSHSTRKRLVLALVDRKSESVRYIMFKWVKM; encoded by the coding sequence ATGGTAAAAGCCTTATTGGTGGGATCTAAGGTATTAATCCCAAATGTAGATGAATCAAGATACATTTATTCAAACGGTTTCTATGGAAAGGCAGTAGGAATTTCTAAGCCGAAGGACCCTAAAGATATAATTAGACCTCTAGAATTATCATTAATTGAAAGCGTATATCTAGCCAAAAAGGGTTTAATTAAAGTTATCGATAAAAATGGTGAAGTTCTTGAATATGAGAAATTATATGAATATAGTTCTAAAATAATAAATAAATTTGATATCATGTACAGAGTTTACGAAGACCTGAGGGAAAAAGGATTCATAGTTAGATCTGGAGTAAAGTATGGAGCAGATTTTGCAGTATATACGTTAGGACCTGGATTAGAACATGCACCTTATGTGGTTATTGCAGTGGATATTGACGAAGAAATTACTCCTCATGAGTTATTGAGTTTTGGGAGAGTCTCCCACAGCACAAGGAAAAGATTAGTATTGGCTCTAGTAGATCGCAAAAGTGAAAGTGTAAGATACATAATGTTTAAATGGGTCAAAATGTAA
- the glyS gene encoding glycine--tRNA ligase, translating into MSEVIDKVLDLAKRRGIFWSSYEIYGGIAGFYDIGPIGVKIKNRIVELWRKYFVKDNSDFVVEIESPMIGPAKVFEASGHVESFTDPIVECNNCKRIYRADHLIEDVLKRSVEGLKPEELTRIIRENNIRCQYCGGELGEVRLFNLLFTTNIGPYTGNLGYIRPETAQGMFTAFKRVYEATRQRLPIGIAQVGRVGRNEISPRQGLIRMREFTIMEVEFFIDPEDNNIENIPLHRFKETKLNILTASEKEKDGKPQEFNLEESVREKIIIQPWMAYWMAVASIFVKALGINEFYFEEKLPYERAHYSKQTFDQVAVINGMKVEISGHAYRGDYDLSRHMKYSGQDLTIFRKYKEPKTIKKKNVIVNNTKLKDKELRKKVMELLNGKSAEEIEQMIRNNVTIDGKPLGEFISIVEREEKVHGEHFIPHVVEPSFGVERTLFLTILSAYREKEGRVLLSLPRHLAPYDIAVFPLLEREELIRKSMEIRENLSEKYEVLYDDSGSIGRRYARADEIGIPFAITVDPQTLLDNSVTIRDRDSWKQVRVKIDDLKISLEKLFRGEVFNKIGIEVNDSNE; encoded by the coding sequence GTGAGTGAAGTAATAGATAAAGTGTTGGACTTAGCTAAAAGAAGAGGAATATTTTGGTCATCGTATGAAATTTATGGAGGAATAGCGGGATTTTACGATATAGGACCTATAGGTGTAAAGATTAAAAATAGAATAGTAGAGTTATGGCGAAAATATTTCGTGAAGGATAACAGTGACTTTGTAGTAGAAATAGAAAGTCCAATGATAGGCCCTGCTAAAGTATTTGAAGCCAGTGGTCATGTGGAAAGTTTTACAGACCCTATCGTTGAGTGTAATAATTGTAAAAGAATATATAGGGCTGATCATTTAATCGAAGACGTATTAAAGAGAAGCGTAGAGGGTCTTAAGCCAGAGGAACTAACGAGAATAATAAGGGAAAACAATATTAGATGTCAATATTGTGGGGGAGAGTTAGGAGAAGTAAGATTATTCAATTTACTTTTCACAACCAACATAGGTCCTTATACTGGTAATTTAGGTTACATTAGACCAGAGACAGCTCAAGGAATGTTTACTGCATTTAAACGTGTATATGAGGCTACTAGACAAAGACTACCTATTGGAATAGCTCAAGTAGGGAGAGTGGGTAGAAATGAGATCTCACCTAGACAAGGGTTAATAAGAATGAGGGAGTTCACCATAATGGAGGTAGAGTTTTTCATAGACCCAGAGGATAATAATATTGAAAACATACCATTACATAGATTTAAGGAGACAAAGCTCAATATTTTGACTGCGAGTGAAAAGGAAAAAGATGGTAAACCACAAGAGTTTAATTTAGAAGAGAGTGTAAGAGAGAAGATTATTATCCAACCTTGGATGGCATATTGGATGGCTGTAGCATCGATTTTTGTCAAAGCGCTAGGCATTAACGAATTTTATTTTGAAGAGAAGTTACCTTACGAAAGAGCACATTATTCTAAACAGACTTTCGACCAAGTTGCTGTAATTAATGGTATGAAGGTTGAGATTTCTGGGCACGCATATAGAGGAGATTACGATTTATCAAGGCACATGAAATATAGCGGACAAGATTTGACTATTTTTAGAAAATATAAAGAACCTAAAACGATTAAAAAGAAGAATGTCATAGTAAACAATACGAAATTAAAGGATAAGGAACTAAGAAAAAAGGTTATGGAGCTATTAAATGGGAAATCCGCTGAGGAAATTGAGCAAATGATTAGGAACAATGTGACGATAGATGGCAAACCTTTAGGTGAATTCATAAGCATTGTTGAGAGAGAAGAGAAGGTTCACGGTGAGCACTTTATACCACATGTTGTAGAGCCATCATTTGGCGTTGAAAGGACGTTATTCCTAACTATACTGAGCGCATATAGGGAAAAAGAGGGTAGAGTTTTGCTATCCTTGCCTAGACATCTAGCGCCTTACGATATTGCAGTTTTCCCACTTCTGGAGAGGGAAGAACTAATTAGGAAGTCAATGGAAATACGAGAAAATCTTTCCGAAAAATACGAAGTACTATACGATGATTCTGGAAGCATTGGAAGAAGGTATGCTAGAGCTGATGAGATTGGCATACCTTTTGCTATTACTGTTGATCCTCAGACATTACTAGATAACAGCGTAACAATAAGGGATAGAGATAGTTGGAAGCAAGTTAGAGTTAAAATAGATGACCTTAAGATTTCATTGGAAAAGTTATTTAGAGGAGAAGTCTTTAATAAGATTGGAATTGAGGTGAATGATAGTAATGAGTAA
- the speB gene encoding agmatinase — protein sequence MSDGRLLYLNENSRKFAGFNKERSPFVIIGIPMDITSSYRPGSRFAPSSIRESAQYIEFYSIRNDVDMGEIGFNDVGDIILHPSNVEENISRISSVINYFHENGKITISIGGEHTITAGVIKGMKREGLCLVSFDAHLDLRDEYMGYRYDHACVIRRISEYGVKIIEVGTRAVSKEEIEYARQKGIAFFTPQQVRLLGVKETSRRIITSIQECKSLYISVDMDGIDPAYAPAVATPEPDGLDPSTLLDIINLIADKRVIGFDVVEVSPSYDTSGITSVLASRIILEIAATVYKSRLL from the coding sequence GTGAGCGACGGAAGATTACTTTATTTAAATGAGAATAGTAGGAAATTTGCTGGATTTAACAAGGAAAGATCACCCTTTGTAATAATTGGAATACCCATGGACATTACAAGTAGCTATAGGCCAGGAAGTAGATTTGCTCCATCTTCAATAAGAGAATCAGCTCAATATATTGAATTTTATTCAATAAGGAATGATGTGGATATGGGCGAAATAGGTTTCAATGATGTAGGTGATATAATTCTACACCCTTCAAACGTTGAGGAGAACATAAGTAGGATATCAAGTGTGATAAATTATTTCCACGAAAACGGGAAAATTACTATTTCCATAGGTGGGGAGCACACGATAACTGCGGGAGTGATAAAAGGAATGAAAAGGGAAGGATTATGTTTAGTCAGTTTTGATGCACATTTAGATTTAAGAGATGAATACATGGGATACAGATACGATCACGCTTGTGTTATAAGGAGGATATCTGAATATGGCGTCAAAATTATTGAAGTGGGGACTAGGGCAGTTAGTAAGGAGGAAATAGAATACGCTAGACAAAAGGGGATAGCATTTTTTACACCTCAGCAAGTTAGACTTTTAGGGGTTAAGGAGACTTCAAGAAGAATAATTACCTCAATACAAGAATGTAAATCACTCTATATCTCAGTTGATATGGATGGGATAGATCCAGCTTACGCACCAGCTGTTGCAACACCAGAGCCAGATGGATTAGACCCATCTACTTTATTGGATATAATTAACTTAATTGCAGATAAAAGAGTTATAGGATTTGATGTTGTGGAAGTTTCTCCTTCTTATGACACTTCAGGTATAACTAGTGTACTAGCTTCTAGAATAATTCTGGAAATCGCTGCAACGGTTTATAAGTCTAGATTGCTTTAA
- a CDS encoding DNA-directed RNA polymerase subunit P — translation MAVYRCGKCWKTFTDEQLKVLPGVRCPYCGYKIIFMVRKPTIKIVKAI, via the coding sequence ATGGCGGTCTATAGATGTGGTAAATGCTGGAAGACGTTTACAGATGAACAATTAAAAGTATTACCAGGTGTTAGATGCCCATATTGCGGTTATAAAATAATATTTATGGTTAGAAAACCTACTATAAAAATAGTTAAAGCAATCTAG
- the yciH gene encoding translation initiation factor: MAENLCGGLPPDICEQLSKEEQFIKIKVEKRRYGKEVTIIEGLGGNDSELKKIASELKSKLAAGGTVKDGKILIQGDHKEKVREILIKMGYAESNILVIE; this comes from the coding sequence ATGGCAGAAAATCTGTGTGGTGGTCTTCCACCAGACATATGCGAACAACTTTCAAAGGAAGAACAATTTATTAAAATAAAAGTTGAAAAAAGAAGATATGGAAAGGAAGTCACAATAATAGAAGGATTAGGAGGTAATGATTCTGAACTTAAAAAAATAGCTTCTGAACTTAAATCCAAGTTAGCAGCAGGAGGTACAGTAAAAGATGGTAAAATACTAATTCAAGGAGATCATAAAGAAAAAGTTAGGGAAATCTTAATAAAAATGGGATATGCGGAATCTAACATTCTAGTTATTGAGTAG
- a CDS encoding transcription initiation factor IIB → MLYLSEENKPVSTPCPPDKIIFDAERGEYICSETGEVLEDKIIDQGPEWRAFTPEEKEKRSRVGGPLNNTIHDRGLSTLIDWKDKDAMGRTLDPKRRLEALRWRKWQIRARIQSSIDRNLAQAMNELERIGNLLNLPKSVKDEAALIYRKAVEKGLVRGRSIESVVAAAIYAACRRMKLARTLDEIAQYTKANRKEVARCYRLLLRELDVSVPVSDPKDYVTRIANLLGLSGAVMKTAAEIIDKAKGSGLTAGKDPAGLAAAAIYIASLLHDERRTQKEIAQVAGVTEVTVRNRYKEVTQELKISIPTQ, encoded by the coding sequence GTGTTGTATTTGTCTGAAGAAAATAAACCTGTATCTACTCCTTGCCCTCCCGATAAAATTATATTCGATGCGGAGAGGGGGGAATATATTTGCTCTGAAACTGGAGAAGTTTTAGAAGATAAAATTATAGATCAAGGACCAGAATGGAGGGCATTTACTCCAGAAGAGAAAGAAAAGAGAAGCAGAGTTGGAGGGCCTTTAAATAATACTATTCACGATAGGGGCTTATCCACTCTTATAGACTGGAAAGATAAGGACGCAATGGGAAGAACCTTAGACCCTAAGAGAAGACTTGAAGCATTAAGATGGAGAAAATGGCAGATAAGGGCTAGAATACAAAGTTCTATAGACAGGAACTTAGCACAAGCTATGAATGAATTAGAAAGAATTGGGAACTTGCTGAACTTGCCAAAATCAGTTAAGGATGAGGCTGCACTAATCTACAGAAAAGCAGTAGAGAAAGGGTTAGTAAGAGGAAGGAGTATAGAAAGCGTTGTAGCAGCTGCAATATACGCAGCATGTAGAAGGATGAAGTTAGCTAGAACTTTGGATGAGATAGCACAATATACTAAGGCTAATAGGAAGGAAGTAGCTAGATGCTATAGACTATTACTTAGAGAGTTAGATGTCAGTGTGCCAGTAAGCGATCCAAAGGATTACGTAACTAGAATAGCTAACTTGTTAGGCCTAAGTGGAGCCGTTATGAAAACAGCTGCCGAAATTATAGACAAGGCGAAGGGTTCTGGTTTAACTGCTGGTAAGGATCCAGCTGGCTTAGCCGCAGCTGCGATTTATATAGCGTCATTATTACACGATGAAAGAAGAACACAAAAAGAAATAGCGCAAGTTGCAGGCGTTACTGAAGTTACTGTGAGAAATAGGTATAAAGAAGTGACACAAGAACTAAAAATTTCAATACCTACTCAATAA
- a CDS encoding helix-turn-helix domain-containing protein has translation MLLYVVIKTPNLLQFPEFIPNKITVNILDIRVDGEKGKLLIEVRGDETNARQVCEEPIKVSKYKFICTNYISTEFIKVLSQYIIMNGALTDDGILWTLILNGYTELRELLNSLIRITKEVRVLKVVKAEKKDAITARQEQILRIALEAGFFDYPRRIGLKDLAKKLNISPSSLSEIIRRAEKNVITAYFEEREL, from the coding sequence ATGCTGTTATACGTCGTAATAAAAACTCCTAATTTACTTCAGTTCCCAGAATTTATTCCTAACAAGATTACAGTCAACATTCTCGATATCAGGGTTGATGGCGAGAAAGGTAAGCTACTTATTGAAGTACGTGGAGACGAGACAAACGCTAGGCAAGTTTGTGAAGAACCTATTAAGGTTTCAAAGTATAAATTCATTTGTACAAATTACATATCAACTGAATTCATTAAGGTCTTGTCTCAATATATCATAATGAACGGTGCTTTAACAGATGATGGAATCCTATGGACTTTAATATTAAACGGTTATACAGAGCTGAGGGAATTACTTAATTCGTTAATAAGAATTACAAAAGAGGTTAGAGTTTTAAAAGTCGTGAAAGCTGAAAAAAAGGATGCAATAACTGCAAGGCAGGAGCAAATACTGAGGATTGCTTTAGAAGCTGGATTTTTTGACTATCCTAGAAGAATAGGATTAAAAGACCTGGCTAAAAAGCTAAACATTAGCCCATCAAGCCTAAGCGAAATTATAAGGAGAGCTGAAAAGAATGTAATTACAGCGTATTTTGAAGAGAGGGAACTATGA
- a CDS encoding aminotransferase class I/II-fold pyridoxal phosphate-dependent enzyme: protein MKHGGYSWRNGKPVLDVKDFSVNLNPLGVPKFVEELINEAVRLKIYTYYPPQNLREIKSVIGEIYGVSEDLVGVFNGASEVINVLDDNFTVPHPNYSEYKFRSYYFAEEREDEFVFKLKAGRIIASNPNNPTGSVIKLNEIEDFLKDKNNELVLDESFIDISLAESASGLVNEFSNLTIINSFTKSLAIPGLRFGFSLGHKSKELERLAPIWRINSITYYVVSNLNAKEIRSFFASSRSKVKEIYDKLENAKKLFKMYKSYAPFFLVEFKIPSSLINDELIRRCKCYIRDASNFLGLRNTHARIALKDDVMGLIHTINEIISEKRELSPHVL, encoded by the coding sequence ATGAAACATGGAGGATATTCTTGGAGAAATGGAAAACCAGTTTTAGACGTCAAGGATTTTAGCGTAAATCTTAATCCGTTAGGTGTTCCCAAGTTCGTTGAAGAATTAATTAATGAAGCTGTAAGGCTTAAAATATATACGTATTATCCCCCTCAAAATCTTAGAGAGATAAAGAGCGTAATTGGGGAAATTTACGGAGTCAGTGAGGATTTGGTAGGAGTATTCAATGGTGCTTCTGAGGTCATTAATGTGCTTGATGATAACTTCACTGTTCCACATCCTAATTATAGTGAATATAAATTTCGTAGCTATTATTTTGCTGAGGAGCGTGAAGACGAATTCGTTTTCAAATTAAAGGCTGGTCGAATAATAGCTAGCAATCCAAATAATCCTACTGGGTCTGTAATCAAATTAAATGAAATTGAAGACTTTCTTAAAGATAAGAACAACGAACTTGTTTTAGATGAATCGTTTATTGATATAAGCTTGGCTGAGAGTGCGTCTGGACTAGTTAACGAATTCTCTAATTTGACAATCATAAACTCATTTACGAAGAGTCTTGCAATTCCAGGCTTAAGATTTGGTTTTTCACTAGGACATAAGAGTAAGGAATTGGAAAGACTTGCGCCAATTTGGAGAATTAACTCCATAACCTATTATGTTGTATCTAACTTAAATGCTAAGGAAATAAGGTCTTTCTTTGCGAGTAGCAGAAGTAAAGTGAAAGAAATTTATGATAAATTAGAAAATGCGAAGAAGTTGTTCAAAATGTACAAATCCTATGCACCGTTTTTCTTGGTGGAATTTAAGATTCCCTCTAGCTTAATTAATGACGAACTAATTAGAAGATGTAAGTGCTATATTAGGGATGCTAGTAACTTTTTAGGGTTAAGGAATACTCACGCCAGAATAGCTTTAAAGGATGATGTTATGGGGTTAATTCATACTATAAATGAAATCATATCTGAAAAAAGGGAGTTAAGCCCACACGTACTTTAG
- a CDS encoding GtrA family protein, with amino-acid sequence MSLIIRLAKFAVVGGLGTIVNETIYVLASKAIPIGVSLAIAIEISLIFNFVLNDTWTFKDKRNNSYLNRLLKFHGSSYLGNIVQYVVALVLLIYLLHVTSISQAVFILFFSKLTTSTFILVLTNFIGIMSGFLVRFITSLKYVWA; translated from the coding sequence GTGTCATTAATTATTAGACTTGCTAAGTTTGCCGTAGTTGGTGGGTTAGGGACAATTGTGAATGAGACCATTTACGTTTTAGCTTCTAAGGCTATACCAATTGGGGTCTCTTTAGCCATAGCAATTGAGATTTCACTTATCTTTAATTTCGTCCTAAATGATACATGGACATTTAAAGATAAGAGGAATAATTCATACCTTAATCGTTTACTAAAGTTCCATGGCTCTTCCTATCTTGGAAATATAGTCCAATACGTAGTCGCATTAGTTTTATTAATATATTTATTACACGTTACTTCCATCTCTCAAGCGGTATTTATATTGTTCTTTAGTAAACTTACCACCTCAACATTTATCTTAGTTTTAACAAATTTCATTGGTATCATGTCTGGATTTTTAGTAAGATTTATAACTAGTCTAAAGTACGTGTGGGCTTAA